The following coding sequences lie in one Arachis stenosperma cultivar V10309 chromosome 5, arast.V10309.gnm1.PFL2, whole genome shotgun sequence genomic window:
- the LOC130979398 gene encoding uncharacterized protein LOC130979398 — protein MASTYSCKHCGTNLNLRSFYAFPPDFYFEAGNKGSVSFSAVDAAKLRFEKEDKIKPFFETLNYWGIQRKRTKMICNSCAHLLGYIYDDGPPLTDTPGQFHMGPSQVIPRAPRYRFKTKALTILQHPS, from the coding sequence ATGGCTTCCACCTACAGCTGCAAGCATTGCGGCACCAACCTCAACCTGAGATCCTTCTACGCCTTCCCACCGGACTTCTACTTCGAGGCCGGCAACAAAGGTTCCGTCTCCTTCTCCGCCGTGGACGCCGCCAAGCTCCGATTCGAGAAAGAGGACAAAATCAAACCCTTCTTCGAAACCCTAAACTACTGGGGCATCCAACGAAAGAGGACCAAGATGATCTGCAACTCTTGCGCCCATCTCCTTGGCTACATCTACGACGACGGCCCTCCACTCACCGATACTCCCGGTCAGTTCCACATGGGTCCCAGCCAGGTCATACCTCGTGCCCCCAGGTACCGTTTCAAGACCAAAGCACTCACAATTCTTCAACATCCCTCTTAA
- the LOC130982221 gene encoding uncharacterized protein LOC130982221, which yields MKQGKEESDVVGSRTKRVVPRPPPPPPPLPKFRGFTRPRAEESVTNREIARFWRQKRIEEEDHLLAAIKAAARLRARNLSEEDYLNFELSLRDESDEGDTKKKMVKGVAVPNDCRKQGKDKEVRVGIKDWWTKSKYAYLNQPAIDSMDPSKKRISSTYVPNCMSYNPKALYPTAIGAF from the exons ATGAAGCAAGGGAAGGAAGAAAGTGATGTAGTTGGATCAAGGACAAAGAGAGTGGTTCCAAGGCcgcctcctcctcctcctccgcTTCCAAAGTTCCGGGGATTCACAAGACCTAGAGCAGAGGAGAGCGTGACGAACCGAGAAATCGCGAGGTTTTGGAGGCAGAAGCGGATCGAGGAGGAGGATCATCTCCTTGCTGCCATCAAGGCAGCAGCAAGACTTCGAGCTCGAAATCTCTCG GAGGAAGATTATCTGAACTTTGAATTGTCCTTGAGGGATGAGAGTGATGAAGGTGACACCAAGAAAAAAATGGTCAAAGGGGTAGCAGTGCCAAATGATTGCAGAAAACAAGGGAAAGACAAGGAAGTGCGTGTTGGAATAAAGGACTG GTGGACGAAAAGCAAGTATGCTTATTTGAACCAACCAGCCATAGATTCCATGGATCCTTCCAAGAAACGAATTTCATCAACTTATGTTCCCAATTGTATGTCTTACAATCCCAAGGCTTTGTACCCTACAGCTATTGGCGCATTTTAA
- the LOC130982992 gene encoding probable prolyl 4-hydroxylase 10: MAKGKYSRLQPRKSSSSTLMLSLLVAFTFVVLILLALGILSIPSPSRSRFPKPNDLTSIAHNTRDRSGGAEDDNGEQWVEVVSWEPRAFVYHNFLTKEECDYLISIAKPHMQKSTVVDSETGKSKDSRVRTSSGTFLARGRDKIVRNIEKKIADFTFIPVEHGEGLQVLHYEVGQKYEPHYDYFQDEFNTKNGGQRIATVLMYLTDVEEGGETVFPAAKGNFSSVPWWNELSDCGKKGLSIKPKRGDALLFWSMRPDATLDPSSLHGGCPVIKGNKWSSTKWMRVSEYKA; this comes from the exons ATGGCGAAGGGCAAGTACTCTCGCTTGCAGCCTCGGAAGTCATCGTCGTCGACGCTGATGCTCTCGCTGCTTGTGGCCTTCACCTTCGTCGTTCTCATCCTTCTCGCTCTCGGAATCCTCTCCATTCCTTCTCCCTCGCGTTCGCGTTTTCCAAAGCCTAACGATCTCACCTCCATCGCTCACAACACTCGAGACAG AAGCGGTGGTGCTGAAGATGATAATGGAGAACAGTGGGTTGAAGTCGTTTCCTGGGAGCCTCGAGCTTTTGTTTATCATAATTTCCTG ACCAAAGAGGAATGTGATTATCTAATCAGTATTGCAAAGCCACACATGCAAAAATCGACAGTTGTTGATAGCGAAACTGGAAAAAGTAAAGACAGCAG AGTCCGTACAAGCTCCGGAACTTTTCTGGCCAGAGGACGTGATAAGATTGTGAGGAATATTGAGAAAAAAATTGCTGACTTCACTTTCATACCTGTAG AGCACGGTGAAGGGCTTCAAGTTCTACATTACGAAGTTGGACAGAAGTATGAACCTCACTATGACTACTTTCAGGATGAATTTAACACTAAGAATGGAGGTCAACGCATTGCAACAGTACTGATGTACCT TACAGATGTTGAAGAAGGGGGTGAGACAGTGTTCCCGGCTGCCAAGGGGAACTTCAGCTCTGTGCCGTGGTGGAATGAGCTTTCGGATTGTGGTAAAAAAGGACTTTCAATTAAACCAAAGAGGGGGGATGCTTTACTCTTCTGGAGCATGAGGCCGGATGCAACCTTAGATCCATCAAGTCTGCATG GCGGTTGTCCGGTGATTAAGGGTAATAAGTGGTCAAGTACCAAATGGATGCGTGTCAGCGAATACAAAGCTTGA